In the Hordeum vulgare subsp. vulgare chromosome 7H, MorexV3_pseudomolecules_assembly, whole genome shotgun sequence genome, one interval contains:
- the LOC123410689 gene encoding protein MIZU-KUSSEI 1-like, with protein sequence MAGTLRAAVAASQPPPPPSPLPPSRGATASGGIPWLLRKRASKARHDPPLGGQEPDAHDEVEVELDDEGATFVVSTPCAADAAGAGGGTPERSGKRREALARLRSAVLAVVARARRRRGRRPMGSSVTGTIFGRRRGRVHLALQTDPRAPPALMVELAAYSTGALVREMSSGLVRIALECEKTAAHTGGERRRTALVEEPTWRAYCNGRKCGYAVRRECGAEEWRLLRAVEPVSVGAGVVPDGGAGEGDLMYMRARFERVVGSRDSEAFYMINPDGNGGPELSIYLLRV encoded by the exons ATGGCGGGAACCTTACGCGCGGCAGTGGCCGcctcgcagccgccgccgccgccgtccccgCTCCCGCCGTCCAGGGGCGCAACGGCGAGCGGCGGCATCCCTTGGCTGCTCAGGAAGCGCGCTAGCAAGGCGCGCCACGACCCGCCGCTCGGCGGGCAAGAACCTGATGCCCACGATGAGGTGGAAGTGGAACTGGACGACGAGGGAGCCACCTTCGTGGTCTCCACTCCCTGCGCTGCGGACGCTGCTGGGGCGGGAGGAGGAACCCCTGAGCGGTCAGGGAAGCGCCGCGAGGCGCTCGCCCGGCTCCGATCCGCGGTGCTGGCCGTGGTGGCGCGCGCGCGGCGCCGGCGCGGGCGCAGGCCGATGGGGTCGAGCGTCACCGGCACCATCTTCGGCCGGCGCCGGGGCCGCGTGCACCTGGCTCTGCAGACGGACCCGCGCGCGCCGCCGGCGCTCATGGTGGAGCTGGCCGCGTACTCCACCGGCGCGCTCGTCAGGGAGATGTCCTCCGGCCTCGTTCGCATCGCCCTCGAGTGCGAGAAGACGGCTGCACACACGG GCGGCGAGAGGCGGCGGACGGCGCTGGTGGAGGAGCCGACGTGGCGAGCGTACTGCAACGGGCGCAAGTGCGGCTACGCCGTACGGAGGGAGTGCGGCGCGGAGGAGTGGCGGCTGCTCCGGGCCGTGGAGCCCGTCTCCGTTGGCGCTGGCGTCGTCCCggacggcggcgccggcgagggggacCTGATGTACATGAGGGCCAGGTTCGAGAGGGTGGTGGGATCCAGGGACTCCGAAGCGTTCTACATGATAAACCCCGACGGCAACGGTGGGCCTGAGCTCAGCATCTACCTCCTCAGAGTCTGA